A stretch of Henckelia pumila isolate YLH828 chromosome 4, ASM3356847v2, whole genome shotgun sequence DNA encodes these proteins:
- the LOC140863839 gene encoding N6-mAMP deaminase: protein MEWCVSMPKIELHAHLNGSIRDSTLLELAAELSEKGAIVSSDVEHVIMKNDRSLSEVFKMFDLIHVLTTDHKTVTRITKEVIEDFAADNVVYLELRTTPKRNDSKGMSKRSYMEAVLEGIRSVNAVEVDLSDVETSARAPLVCNGTERKKIYVRLLLSIDRRETTNAAIETVELALEMKNLGVVGIDLSGNPGIGEWVTYLPALEFAKNQGLPITLHCGEVPNQKEILAMLDFHPQRIGHACCFQEEEWEVLKSLKIPVEICLTSNIRTETIASVDVHHFADLYKSNHPLVLCTDDAGVFSTSLSNEYSLALTAFGLGRREMFLLAQKAIEVIFAGDEVKGELKEIFATSFCKIGL from the exons ATGGAGTGGTGTGTGTCGATGCCAAAGATTGAACTACACGCGCACCTAAATGGCTCCATTAGAGACTCCACGCTGTT GGAACTGGCTGCAGAATTGAGTGAGAAGGGAGCTATAGTTTCTTCGGACGTGGAGCATGTTATTATGAAAA ATGATCGATCGCTCAGTGaagtgttcaagatgtttgatTTAATCCATGTTCTTACTACTGATCACAAAACCGTCACAAGAATCACCAAAGAG GTTATTGAAGATTTTGCTGCTGATAATGTCGTTTACTTGGAATTgagaacaactccaaag AGGAATGATTCCAAAGGTATGAGCAAGCGCTCGTACATGGAAGCAGTTCTCGAGGGCATAAGATCTGTCAATGCTGTTGAGGTTGATCTTTCTGACGTGGAAACTTCTGCTCGTGCTCCTTTGGTTTGTAATGGAACTGAAAGGAAAAAGATATATGTGAGGCTTCTTCTCAGTATCGACCGTCGTGAAACTACCAATGCTGCTATAGAAACA GTTGAACTAGCTCTGGAAATGAAAAACTTGGGAGTAGTGGGCATAGATCTTTCTGGCAATCCAGGAATTGGGGAATG GGTGACATATTTACCAGCTTTAGAGTTTGCAAAAAATCAAGGGCTTCCGATCACACTTCACTGTGGCGAG GTTCCCAATCAAAAGGAAATCCTCGCGATGCTAGATTTTCATCCGCAGAGAATTGGGCATGCTTGTTGTTTTCAAGAGGAGGAGTGGGAAGTATTAAAAAGCCTCAAGATCCCG GTGGAGATTTGTTTGACTTCCAACATTAGAACCGAAACAATTGCTTCGGTGGATGTTCATCATTTTG CTGATTTGTATAAATCAAACCACCCATTAGTTTTATGCACAGACGATGCCGGAGTTTTTTCTACCAGTCTATCTAATGAGTACAGCCTTGCCTTGACTGCATTTG GTCTTGGAAGGAGGGAAATGTTTCTGCTAGCACAGAAGGCCATTGAGGTTATTTTTGCTGGCGATGAAGTAAAAGGAGAACTGAAGGAGATATTTGCAACATCATTTTGTAAAATCGGTTTATAA
- the LOC140863838 gene encoding probable serine/threonine-protein kinase PBL23 — protein sequence MKKNPLKTSKSYVNEIKASQKYDGGEELLPISRSLSMYTGNGKQRMIADDILRHGNVMRVPATVFTFRELAIATENFSPELLVGEGGFGRVYKGHLKNKDQIVAVKQLDRNWIQGNREFLAEVLTLSVVHHPNLVNLIGYCADGRQRILVYDYMQNGSLAYHLHGLSADKKPLDWYARMQIAKGAAQGLEYLHDTASPSIIFRDFKISNILLDEMFNPKLSDFGLSKLGPKGGEDHESTRLMETYGYCAPEYAQAGHLTIKSDVYSFGAVFLEIISGRRAIDNSKPTEEENLVEWAKPLFKDRSNFTLLADPLLEGKYPEKDLNQALAIAAMCLQEEASTRPLIGDVVTALEYLAMETDEDMSATDT from the exons ATGAAGAAGAATCCATTAAAAACTTCCAAAAGTTACGTCAATGAAATCAAGGCATCACAGAAATATGATGGTGGGGAGGAATTATTGCCAATCTCCAGAAGTCTTTCTATGTATACAG GCAATGGAAAGCAAAGGATGATAGCTGACGATATACTAAGGCATGGAAATGTGATGAGAGTTCCGGCCACAGTATTCACCTTTCGCGAACTGGCCATTGCTACAGAAAACTTCAGTCCTGAACTTCTAGTTGGTGAAGGAGGCTTTGGAAGAGTCTACAAGGGTCACCTTAAGAACAAGGATCAA ATTGTTGCTGTGAAGCAGCTTGACAGAAATTGGATTCAAGGAAACAGAGAATTCCTAGCAGAGGTCTTGACATTGAGCGTCGTTCACCACCCAAATCTGGtaaatttgattggatattgcGCAGATGGCCGCCAAAGGATACTGGTGTATGACTACATGCAAAATGGATCCTTAGCATATCACCTTCATG GTTTGTCAGCAGATAAGAAGCCTCTGGACTGGTACGCCAGAATGCAGATAGCTAAAGGTGCAGCACAGGGACTGGAGTACTTGCATGATACAGCAAGCCCTTCAATCATATTCCGGGATTTCAAGATATCTAACATATTGTTGGACGAGATGTTCAATCCTAAGCTGTCAGATTTCGGACTTTCTAAGTTGGGTCCAAAAGGTGGGGAGGATCATGAGTCCACTAGGTTGATGGAGACGTACGGATACTGTGCACCAGAGTATGCTCAGGCAGGCCACCTTACCATTAAATCTGATGTTTATAGTTTCGGTGCTGTGTTTCTTGAGATTATTTCAGGGAGAAGAGCAATAGATAACTCAAAACCAACTGAAGAGGAGAATCTAGTAGAATGG GCAAAGCCGCTTTTCAAGGACAGAAGCAACTTTACATTGTTGGCCGATCCATTGCTTGAAGGGAAGTATCCGGAGAAGGATCTGAATCAAGCTCTTGCTATTGCAGCTATGTGCCTTCAAGAAGAAGCCAGCACACGACCACTCATTGGGGATGTTGTCACCGCACTTGAATATTTAGCCATGGAAACAGACGAAGATATGAGTGCAACAGACACGTAA